A stretch of the Thiocystis violascens DSM 198 genome encodes the following:
- a CDS encoding conjugal transfer protein TraG N-terminal domain-containing protein, translated as MWTIYSIGDPAFLEQVLNAVAMLFGADSFTRFVGIGFLLGILIIAFQGLLQGAQSIRFQGLLVSFVLYSLLFVPTVSVTIEGAYSGSARVVDNVPLGPAVVGSAVSNLGYGLTRLFEQAFATPSMTEHGFADALQVMATVRKTALSRLTTGEANSPTTGADVEQSWLNYVADCVLYAVERRINGTTMDTVLQATTLDAALQTPIVTGTTKLILGETPEELTCVDAYGRLSAYTMTAFLPKFKQAVAAKLGIDSGAVDNRVRATLTTLTQDTVDAQQYMVMTAILPMLERGVIQHYNDIGQWNAALQTSQAIQQRNSQWATEPSLFGRIMRPMMTFFEGFIFAIGPFMAFAVALGPIGIAMVGRYLIFGLWIQLWLPILAITNLYLILAAQRAFEALSDQAGVTLPSFRALYESDLLLQDYLATGGMQVASTPAISLMLIYGSAITATHLAGRLQSGDHVNERLTSPDVLQPQAAGTVGSLLQRTALGGTVAPGAAGLLWSFNLGHSAQTTLRSAEQSAQQAQESFTTSLSQALASSAAANHQTSLQYALGQKLDASYSRADAAVLAASEDLSERFKNGHLSQNQLGTVLRAALTTPRTEEGVRQLASELTSRYSVNADLAYEVASVAMQKASTDQRLQASLSEGFAYDLSCGHGETYTTGLNRSESEQLGQQAQDVLTTSRSVERAAQFAQQYGTSGRLGAVETSGLLLAHPALFERQERTLDRFGLAGDTAQQADALMAGGVVGDRQQARAIAGMGLLLGFYGGLRADAMSTDEQRQAEAAAQGIYAELVGVRQPNPIEPRGLGGLAMSMPAFGGTQSRVLAASVPAPRAAVVAGLAVQRVAADGTIRMLEAAPAAVEPFARGGATAVGQQHRTNTNVIRAEEHQRLSEAINDRVALPRPAAETVQREMGGLWIRAAETGALVVTGAGGASQQIVEAVGAFGQTLSTGGSVAEAVAAGRAAAGSTAGWSAARTAMIDTRLTQIEGFGLTQAQVTLYREASDSTLFAFAPSAEQAAARQVVIEESGASGEAVAALIERAVVGRGRHGSASHRSVQSKRADFLIG; from the coding sequence ATGTGGACCATCTATTCCATCGGTGATCCGGCTTTTCTGGAGCAGGTGCTCAATGCCGTCGCCATGCTCTTCGGCGCCGACAGCTTCACGCGCTTCGTCGGCATCGGTTTCTTGCTCGGGATCCTGATCATCGCCTTCCAGGGGCTATTGCAGGGGGCGCAGAGCATTCGCTTCCAGGGCCTGCTGGTGTCCTTCGTGCTCTATTCGCTGCTGTTCGTGCCCACGGTGTCGGTGACCATCGAAGGGGCCTATTCGGGCTCGGCGCGGGTGGTCGACAACGTGCCCTTGGGACCGGCTGTGGTTGGGTCAGCCGTCTCCAACCTCGGCTACGGGCTCACCCGACTGTTCGAGCAGGCGTTTGCGACGCCTTCGATGACCGAGCATGGGTTCGCCGATGCGCTGCAAGTGATGGCGACGGTGCGCAAAACAGCGCTCTCGCGGCTGACGACAGGTGAGGCGAATAGCCCAACCACTGGCGCGGACGTTGAGCAGTCTTGGCTCAACTACGTGGCCGACTGCGTGCTCTATGCGGTCGAACGTAGGATCAATGGTACGACCATGGATACGGTCCTCCAGGCGACGACGCTGGACGCGGCCTTGCAGACGCCGATCGTCACCGGCACCACCAAGCTGATCCTTGGCGAGACGCCCGAGGAGCTGACCTGTGTCGACGCCTACGGGCGCCTCTCGGCCTACACCATGACGGCCTTCCTGCCCAAGTTCAAGCAGGCGGTCGCGGCCAAGCTGGGGATCGACAGCGGTGCCGTCGACAACCGGGTTCGCGCCACGCTGACGACACTGACCCAAGACACGGTCGATGCCCAGCAGTACATGGTGATGACGGCGATCTTGCCGATGCTTGAGCGCGGGGTGATCCAGCACTACAACGACATCGGCCAATGGAATGCCGCCTTGCAGACCAGCCAGGCGATCCAGCAGCGCAACAGTCAGTGGGCGACCGAGCCTTCGCTGTTCGGGCGCATCATGCGCCCCATGATGACCTTCTTCGAGGGCTTCATTTTCGCCATCGGCCCCTTCATGGCCTTCGCCGTCGCGTTGGGACCGATCGGCATTGCCATGGTCGGGCGCTATCTGATCTTCGGCCTGTGGATCCAGCTCTGGCTGCCGATTCTGGCGATCACCAACCTCTATCTGATCCTGGCGGCACAGCGTGCGTTCGAGGCGTTGTCGGATCAGGCCGGGGTGACCCTGCCGTCCTTCCGCGCGCTCTACGAGAGTGATCTGCTGCTCCAGGACTATCTGGCCACCGGTGGGATGCAGGTCGCCTCGACGCCGGCCATCAGTCTGATGCTGATCTACGGCAGCGCCATCACCGCCACCCACCTGGCCGGTCGGCTGCAGAGCGGGGATCACGTCAACGAGCGGCTGACCTCGCCCGATGTCCTCCAGCCACAGGCGGCCGGGACGGTTGGATCTCTGCTCCAGCGTACCGCCCTCGGTGGTACGGTGGCCCCAGGAGCGGCGGGGCTGCTGTGGTCGTTCAACCTCGGACACTCGGCGCAGACGACACTGCGCTCGGCCGAGCAGAGCGCGCAGCAGGCGCAGGAGAGCTTTACGACGTCCCTGAGCCAGGCGCTGGCGAGTTCGGCAGCGGCCAATCATCAGACCAGTCTGCAGTATGCGCTGGGACAGAAGCTGGATGCCTCGTACAGTCGGGCGGATGCGGCGGTGCTGGCGGCGAGTGAGGATTTGAGTGAGCGGTTCAAGAATGGCCATCTCAGCCAGAATCAGCTGGGCACTGTGCTCCGAGCGGCACTCACGACGCCACGCACCGAGGAAGGTGTCAGGCAATTGGCTAGCGAGCTGACGTCCCGCTACTCAGTCAACGCGGATCTTGCCTACGAAGTCGCCTCGGTGGCCATGCAGAAAGCATCCACCGATCAGCGCCTCCAGGCGAGCTTATCGGAAGGCTTCGCCTATGACCTCTCCTGCGGACATGGAGAAACTTACACGACTGGGTTAAACCGTAGCGAATCCGAGCAGCTTGGCCAGCAAGCTCAGGATGTGCTCACGACGTCCCGTTCGGTCGAACGGGCTGCGCAGTTCGCGCAGCAGTATGGAACCAGTGGACGGCTCGGAGCCGTGGAGACCTCGGGTCTGCTGCTGGCCCATCCAGCCCTGTTCGAGCGGCAGGAACGAACCCTTGATCGCTTCGGCTTGGCCGGCGATACGGCCCAGCAGGCGGATGCCCTCATGGCGGGCGGCGTGGTCGGCGACCGCCAACAGGCCCGCGCGATTGCCGGGATGGGCTTATTGCTCGGCTTCTATGGCGGGCTACGCGCGGATGCGATGAGCACGGACGAGCAGCGGCAGGCGGAAGCGGCGGCCCAGGGAATCTACGCCGAACTGGTGGGTGTGCGTCAGCCTAACCCCATCGAACCCAGGGGATTGGGGGGACTTGCGATGTCAATGCCCGCGTTCGGGGGCACGCAGTCCCGCGTCCTGGCCGCCAGCGTGCCGGCTCCTAGAGCGGCGGTCGTGGCCGGACTCGCGGTGCAGCGGGTCGCGGCGGATGGCACCATCCGGATGCTTGAGGCAGCGCCGGCCGCCGTTGAGCCGTTCGCCCGTGGCGGTGCGACGGCGGTGGGTCAGCAGCACCGAACCAACACCAACGTCATTCGGGCGGAAGAACATCAGCGGCTCAGTGAGGCGATCAATGATCGGGTCGCGTTGCCTCGACCGGCCGCCGAGACGGTGCAGCGGGAGATGGGCGGGTTGTGGATCCGGGCGGCGGAGACGGGCGCCCTGGTGGTCACGGGTGCCGGGGGCGCGAGCCAGCAGATCGTCGAGGCGGTCGGGGCCTTTGGGCAGACCCTGTCGACCGGCGGGAGTGTCGCGGAGGCGGTGGCGGCCGGTCGGGCGGCCGCCGGCAGCACGGCGGGCTGGAGTGCCGCGCGGACGGCGATGATCGACACGCGCCTGACGCAGATCGAGGGTTTTGGCCTGACCCAGGCCCAGGTCACGCTCTACCGCGAGGCCTCCGACTCGACCCTCTTCGCCTTCGCGCCCAGCGCCGAACAGGCCGCCGCTCGTCAGGTCGTGATCGAGGAATCCGGTGCGTCGGGCGAGGCGGTCGCGGCCTTGATCGAGCGCGCCGTCGTCGGAAGGGGACGACACGGATCTGCGTCTCATCGGTCAGTACAATCAAAGCGCGCCGATTTCCTCATTGGATGA
- a CDS encoding conjugal transfer protein TraH, with protein sequence MPARSIRYPRLILAAGVCLVASAPVNADLDAEMEAMFGTLVNVTAPTAHLGQRRGVLSAGSVVSRNRIVDANLVSFVPPSFEAGCGGIDLFGGSFSFINVEQFTNLLRSIASNAAGYAFQLALTTMAPSAAEIIEQLQKKVAQLNALSANSCQLAQGIVNDTASALTGKRVGEASLMADLYELGDVFENRSTVTGKGPLETVYEQVPAAAAAQFEGNLVWKALTDSEVDGWYSHCDQALLEALMSLTGSLIVGSAEGGLQDAPDGGVNLPTTFLPPTLTVSDLLDGSGEGEDQRVVVWRCVSRSECRAPTKAEIELEGLIPRVRALLVGDPSRVGLIDKFRLGVEELSAEEKGFMEHAPLGLGGGLRTLARLEPGMAQGFADRAAPMLAVEMLQTLVRDLLSSVRLATGSLQHTHTTQLLQHLDTVREDIWTESSTLAQRYGNPNELLETYRNLLAQYKAPSYLDLTQAAAGETSVEMDASP encoded by the coding sequence ATGCCAGCCCGATCGATCCGCTACCCTCGCCTGATCCTCGCCGCAGGCGTCTGCCTGGTCGCCAGCGCACCGGTTAACGCCGACCTCGACGCCGAGATGGAGGCGATGTTCGGCACCCTGGTCAACGTCACCGCGCCGACCGCGCACCTGGGACAGCGGCGCGGGGTGCTGTCGGCCGGGTCGGTGGTGTCGCGCAACCGCATCGTCGACGCCAATCTGGTCTCCTTCGTTCCGCCGTCGTTCGAGGCCGGCTGCGGCGGGATCGATCTATTCGGCGGCTCCTTCTCCTTCATCAACGTCGAGCAGTTCACCAACCTCCTCAGGTCGATTGCCTCCAATGCCGCCGGCTATGCCTTCCAGTTGGCGTTGACCACCATGGCCCCCTCCGCCGCCGAGATCATCGAGCAGCTGCAGAAGAAGGTCGCCCAGCTCAATGCCCTCTCGGCCAACTCCTGTCAGCTCGCCCAGGGGATCGTCAACGACACCGCCTCGGCGCTGACCGGCAAGCGGGTGGGGGAGGCCAGTCTGATGGCCGATCTCTACGAGCTGGGGGATGTCTTCGAGAACCGCTCAACGGTGACCGGCAAGGGACCGCTGGAGACCGTCTACGAACAGGTTCCGGCGGCGGCCGCCGCGCAGTTCGAGGGCAATTTGGTCTGGAAGGCCCTCACCGACAGTGAAGTCGATGGCTGGTACAGTCACTGCGACCAGGCGCTGCTGGAGGCGCTGATGAGTCTCACCGGCAGTCTCATCGTCGGCTCGGCCGAGGGCGGGCTGCAGGACGCGCCCGACGGCGGCGTGAACCTGCCGACGACCTTCTTGCCGCCGACGCTGACGGTGAGCGATCTGCTCGATGGCAGCGGGGAGGGGGAAGATCAGCGCGTCGTGGTCTGGCGCTGCGTCTCGCGCTCGGAATGTCGCGCACCGACCAAGGCCGAGATCGAACTCGAAGGGCTGATCCCGCGCGTGCGCGCCCTCTTGGTCGGGGATCCCTCGCGGGTCGGGCTGATCGACAAATTCCGCCTCGGCGTGGAGGAACTGAGCGCGGAGGAGAAGGGCTTCATGGAACATGCCCCGCTCGGACTCGGCGGTGGCCTCCGCACCCTGGCACGCCTGGAGCCCGGCATGGCCCAGGGCTTCGCCGATCGCGCCGCGCCGATGCTCGCGGTGGAAATGCTCCAGACCCTGGTGCGCGACCTGCTGAGCAGCGTGCGACTGGCGACCGGGAGCCTCCAGCACACCCACACCACCCAGTTGCTCCAGCATCTGGATACGGTCCGTGAGGATATCTGGACCGAGTCCAGCACCCTGGCGCAGCGCTACGGCAATCCCAACGAGCTGCTGGAGACCTACCGCAATCTGCTCGCCCAGTACAAGGCGCCGAGCTACCTGGATCTGACCCAGGCGGCAGCGGGCGAGACCTCGGTTGAGATGGATGCCTCGCCCTGA
- a CDS encoding conjugal transfer protein TraF, which produces MTAKPRRIGWTVGRCRERAVGGVVVVLLLSGMGPTTAAEVTPFYERGAEGWFWYAPEPPIVSEPASQPIPEPPPAPPMMTEIPNPAVKETRLAMEPTESAPLSAAWLRANLERYQLQAIDDPTQTKVALYLYLQRIALDKASRFTEVYQRVVQSDPYLDETTRRPVGNYANLLNRVAGQQRAAALKALAGEAGIWFFYRSDCPYCAAQAPVLGLLGQQTGFRVQAIALDGRPLQNGPFADYRRDLGQAARLGVVSTPALFLVRPPDGIVPIAQGLLSLSDLEQRLLTAAHQAGWIDEAAYARTRPIVADLSLDWGPEAPLGVPEDPDAFLELLRARVAGEGLSASTAPWSID; this is translated from the coding sequence GTGACCGCGAAGCCTCGCCGCATCGGCTGGACGGTCGGGCGTTGTCGGGAGCGCGCGGTTGGCGGAGTCGTGGTCGTGCTGCTTCTCAGCGGTATGGGACCGACCACAGCGGCCGAGGTGACCCCGTTCTACGAGCGGGGCGCCGAGGGCTGGTTCTGGTATGCCCCGGAGCCGCCAATCGTCTCGGAGCCCGCGTCTCAGCCAATACCGGAGCCACCGCCGGCGCCGCCCATGATGACCGAGATTCCGAACCCGGCGGTGAAGGAGACCCGTTTGGCAATGGAGCCGACCGAGTCAGCTCCGCTCTCGGCCGCCTGGCTGCGCGCCAACCTGGAGCGCTACCAACTCCAGGCCATCGACGATCCGACCCAGACCAAGGTGGCGCTCTATCTTTATCTGCAGCGCATCGCCCTCGACAAGGCGTCGCGCTTCACCGAGGTCTATCAGCGCGTCGTCCAGAGCGATCCCTATCTCGACGAGACGACCCGCCGGCCGGTGGGCAATTACGCCAATCTCCTCAACCGTGTCGCCGGTCAGCAGCGGGCGGCGGCGCTCAAGGCGCTCGCGGGTGAGGCGGGGATCTGGTTTTTCTACCGCTCGGACTGTCCCTATTGCGCGGCCCAGGCACCGGTCTTGGGTCTGCTCGGCCAGCAGACCGGCTTTCGCGTGCAGGCGATCGCGCTCGACGGCCGACCGTTGCAGAACGGGCCTTTCGCGGATTATCGCCGAGACCTGGGGCAGGCCGCCCGACTCGGTGTCGTCTCGACGCCGGCGCTGTTCCTGGTCCGCCCGCCCGACGGGATCGTGCCGATCGCCCAGGGGCTTCTGTCGCTGAGCGATCTGGAGCAGCGTCTGCTAACCGCCGCCCACCAGGCCGGCTGGATCGATGAGGCAGCCTATGCGCGCACCCGGCCCATCGTCGCCGACCTGAGTCTCGACTGGGGGCCGGAGGCGCCGCTCGGCGTTCCCGAGGATCCGGACGCCTTTCTGGAGCTGCTGCGCGCCCGCGTGGCGGGCGAGGGGCTTTCTGCTTCAACCGCACCGTGGTCAATCGACTGA